In Amycolatopsis coloradensis, one genomic interval encodes:
- the leuA gene encoding 2-isopropylmalate synthase: protein MSIRKPTRPAPSEQASWNTQRGTSMPVHRYRPWYDLVEDISLPDRTWPDKRIETAPLWCAVDLRDGNQALIDPMSPARKRKFFDLLVRMGYKEIEVGFPAASQTDFDFVREIIDEGAIPDDVSIQVLTQCRPELIERTFKALEGAPRAIVHIYNSTSILQRRVVFREERIGITKIASQAAELVVDYAAKQPDTDFRFQYSPESYTGTELSYALEVCNTITEIWQPTPEKPVILNLPATVEMASPNVYADSIEWMHRNLDRRDSVILSLHPHNDRGTGIAAAELGFQAGADRIEGCLFGNGERTGNVDLVALGMNLYSQGVDPQIDFSDMDEIKRTVEYCNQLPVHERSPWAGDLVFTAFSGSHQDAINKGLDALKAAADKVGTPVDEHPWEVPYLPIDPKDIGRNYEAVIRVNSQSGKGGVAYIMKAEHQLDLPRRLQIEFSKVVQRHTDTEGGEVDPATMWNAFSAEYLDLKTPLELVRQHVRDNGDGEYDITATVRVEGDEHEVTGRGNGPIAAFFDALSTVGFDLRLLDYSEHTLSPGDDARAASYIECAISDRVYWGIGIDPSIVTASLRAVVSAVNRANR, encoded by the coding sequence ATGAGTATCCGCAAGCCCACCCGTCCTGCCCCTTCCGAGCAGGCTTCGTGGAACACCCAGCGCGGCACTTCGATGCCCGTACACCGTTACCGCCCCTGGTACGACCTGGTCGAGGACATCTCGCTGCCCGACCGCACCTGGCCGGACAAGCGCATCGAAACCGCGCCGCTGTGGTGCGCCGTCGACCTGCGTGACGGCAACCAGGCCCTCATCGACCCGATGTCGCCCGCGCGCAAGCGCAAGTTCTTCGACCTGCTGGTCCGCATGGGTTACAAGGAGATCGAGGTCGGCTTCCCGGCGGCCTCGCAGACGGACTTCGACTTCGTCCGCGAGATCATCGACGAGGGCGCCATCCCGGACGACGTCAGCATCCAGGTGCTGACCCAGTGCCGGCCGGAGCTGATCGAGCGCACCTTCAAGGCGCTCGAAGGCGCGCCGCGCGCGATCGTCCACATCTACAACTCGACCTCGATCCTGCAGCGCCGCGTCGTGTTCCGCGAGGAGCGCATCGGCATCACGAAGATCGCTTCGCAGGCCGCCGAGCTGGTCGTCGACTACGCCGCGAAGCAGCCGGACACCGACTTCCGGTTCCAGTACTCGCCGGAGTCCTACACCGGCACCGAGCTGTCGTACGCGCTCGAGGTCTGCAACACCATCACCGAGATCTGGCAGCCGACGCCGGAGAAGCCGGTGATCCTGAACCTGCCCGCGACCGTCGAGATGGCGTCACCGAACGTCTACGCCGACTCGATCGAGTGGATGCACCGCAACCTGGACCGCCGCGATTCGGTGATCCTGTCGCTGCACCCGCACAACGACCGCGGCACCGGCATCGCCGCCGCCGAACTGGGCTTCCAGGCGGGGGCGGACCGGATCGAAGGCTGCCTGTTCGGCAACGGCGAGCGCACCGGCAACGTCGACCTGGTCGCGCTGGGCATGAACCTGTACAGCCAGGGTGTCGACCCGCAGATCGACTTCTCCGACATGGACGAGATCAAGCGGACCGTCGAGTACTGCAACCAGCTGCCGGTGCACGAACGCAGCCCGTGGGCCGGTGACCTGGTGTTCACCGCGTTCTCCGGCAGCCACCAGGACGCGATCAACAAGGGCCTCGACGCGCTGAAGGCCGCCGCCGACAAGGTGGGGACGCCGGTCGACGAGCACCCGTGGGAGGTCCCGTACCTGCCGATCGACCCGAAGGACATCGGCCGCAACTACGAGGCCGTGATCCGGGTGAACTCGCAGTCCGGCAAGGGCGGCGTCGCCTACATCATGAAGGCCGAGCACCAGCTCGACCTGCCGCGGCGCCTGCAGATCGAGTTCTCGAAGGTCGTCCAGCGCCACACCGACACCGAGGGCGGCGAGGTCGACCCGGCCACGATGTGGAACGCGTTCTCGGCCGAGTACCTGGACCTGAAGACGCCGCTGGAGCTGGTGCGCCAGCACGTCAGGGACAACGGCGACGGCGAGTACGACATCACCGCCACCGTGCGGGTCGAGGGTGACGAGCACGAGGTCACCGGCCGGGGCAACGGTCCGATCGCGGCGTTCTTCGACGCGCTGTCGACCGTCGGGTTCGACCTGCGGCTGCTGGACTACAGCGAGCACACGCTCTCGCCGGGCGACGACGCGCGGGCCGCGTCGTACATCGAGTGCGCGATCTCCGACCGGGTGTACTGGGGTATCGGGATCGACCCGTCGATCGTGACCGCTTCGCTGCGGGCCGTCGTCTCGGCCGTGAACCGGGCGAACCGGTAG
- a CDS encoding helix-turn-helix transcriptional regulator, with product MESLGVYLKSRRDRVTPAEIGLRTYGTSRRVPGLRREELAQLAGVSAGYYTRLEQGLAETASRQVLDALARALRLDDVETGHLHNLARQTSLPKLSDPGPEDPHPRVLALLENLGEAVPALVFGRRGDVLAWNHAGHTLMAEHLDFDAPKDPERRPSLPRMFFLDPLTRELHRNRAELAPIHVAYLRLTAGRYPTDARLAGLIGELSMRSDEFATLWATGDVADCTVGAMHLRHPTVGAVSVDYQVWLQPDSPDHRLEIYTPKDPGSADALKILTHFDR from the coding sequence ATGGAGAGCCTCGGCGTGTACCTCAAGAGCCGTCGTGATCGCGTGACGCCCGCCGAGATCGGCCTGCGCACGTACGGCACTTCGCGCCGTGTACCTGGTCTACGCCGCGAAGAGCTCGCCCAGCTCGCCGGAGTGAGCGCCGGGTACTACACACGACTGGAGCAAGGACTGGCCGAAACCGCTTCACGGCAGGTGCTCGACGCGCTCGCCCGCGCGCTCCGGCTCGACGACGTCGAGACCGGCCATCTGCACAACCTCGCCCGGCAGACTTCGCTCCCGAAGCTGTCGGACCCCGGCCCCGAAGACCCGCACCCGCGGGTCCTCGCGCTGCTGGAGAACCTCGGCGAGGCCGTGCCCGCCCTCGTTTTCGGCCGTCGCGGCGACGTGCTCGCGTGGAACCACGCCGGACACACGCTCATGGCCGAACACCTCGATTTCGACGCGCCGAAGGATCCCGAACGGCGGCCGTCGCTGCCGCGCATGTTCTTCCTCGACCCGCTGACCCGCGAGCTGCACCGGAACCGGGCCGAACTCGCGCCGATCCACGTCGCCTACCTGCGGTTGACCGCGGGCCGCTATCCCACCGACGCCCGCCTCGCCGGGCTCATCGGCGAACTTTCGATGCGCAGCGACGAATTCGCGACCCTGTGGGCGACCGGCGACGTCGCCGACTGCACCGTCGGCGCCATGCACCTGCGGCATCCCACGGTCGGTGCGGTGAGCGTCGACTACCAGGTGTGGCTCCAGCCCGACAGCCCTGACCACCGGCTGGAGATCTACACGCCGAAGGACCCGGGATCCGCCGACGCGCTGAAGATCCTGACCCACTTCGATCGCTAA
- a CDS encoding MFS transporter, translated as MTRQHSRAWFGLLVILCPVFLVSMDGSILFLAMPEISQALTPTADQALWILDVYGFAVGSLLIAFGNIGDRYGRLKLLMIGAAVFGIGSAGAAFAPNPELLITFRALMGLAGATLLPSALAVLSELFPDARRRARAIGIFAAAFAAGFAIGPVVGGVLLERFAWGSVFLVNLPVIAVFLALAPVLLREVRATGKGRVDVLSVVLSATGLLLAIYGIKHAAADGLSVTAVSAAVAGAGLLVWFARRQRGLEYPLVEFSLFRDRVFTIAIVTGLLPLAAWSAAAYLSGIHLQSVLGLPVLHAALLALPGAAVLTIMCVVTPALVDRIGARAALVVCHFSIAAGLALLLMTGVTGGAGWYVASTVVAGVGYGISFSVVADTAVAAVPAERAGAAGAIAETSNEIGNALGIALMGSLAALVFRLAGPDLAPTLGETLDIAPATANDAKEAFVAGLHTAVAVLSLLHVGLGILALRWLPQPSKALVPQASA; from the coding sequence ATGACACGACAGCACTCCCGGGCCTGGTTCGGCCTGCTGGTGATCCTCTGCCCGGTGTTCCTGGTCTCCATGGACGGATCGATCCTGTTCCTCGCGATGCCCGAAATCAGCCAGGCGCTCACCCCCACGGCCGATCAGGCGCTGTGGATCCTCGATGTCTACGGCTTCGCGGTCGGCTCGCTGCTGATCGCGTTCGGCAATATCGGCGACCGGTACGGGCGGCTGAAGCTGCTGATGATCGGCGCCGCGGTGTTCGGCATCGGTTCGGCGGGCGCTGCGTTCGCCCCGAACCCGGAGCTGCTCATCACGTTCCGTGCCCTGATGGGGCTGGCGGGAGCGACGCTGCTGCCGTCCGCGCTGGCGGTGCTGAGCGAGCTCTTCCCCGACGCGCGACGCCGGGCGCGGGCCATCGGGATCTTCGCGGCCGCGTTCGCCGCCGGTTTCGCGATCGGCCCGGTCGTCGGCGGTGTCCTGCTGGAACGGTTCGCGTGGGGCTCGGTCTTCCTGGTCAACCTGCCGGTGATCGCGGTGTTCCTGGCGCTCGCGCCAGTGCTGCTGCGGGAGGTGCGGGCCACCGGGAAGGGACGCGTCGACGTGCTGAGCGTCGTGCTGTCCGCCACCGGGCTCCTGCTCGCGATCTACGGGATCAAGCACGCGGCCGCCGACGGACTGTCGGTCACCGCGGTCTCCGCCGCCGTCGCCGGGGCGGGGCTGCTGGTGTGGTTCGCCCGGCGTCAGCGGGGTCTCGAGTACCCGCTGGTCGAGTTCTCCTTGTTCCGCGACCGTGTCTTCACGATCGCGATCGTCACCGGGCTGCTGCCGCTGGCGGCGTGGTCGGCGGCCGCGTACCTGTCGGGGATCCACTTGCAGTCCGTGCTCGGCCTGCCCGTGCTGCACGCGGCGCTGCTGGCGTTGCCGGGCGCGGCCGTGCTCACGATCATGTGCGTCGTCACGCCCGCGCTGGTCGACCGGATCGGCGCACGCGCGGCGCTGGTCGTCTGCCACTTCTCCATCGCCGCCGGGCTCGCCCTGCTGCTCATGACCGGTGTCACGGGCGGAGCGGGCTGGTACGTCGCGTCGACGGTGGTCGCCGGCGTCGGCTACGGCATCTCGTTCAGCGTGGTGGCCGACACGGCCGTCGCCGCGGTGCCCGCCGAGCGCGCGGGAGCGGCGGGCGCGATCGCCGAAACGAGTAACGAGATCGGCAACGCGCTGGGGATCGCGCTCATGGGCTCGCTCGCCGCGCTGGTGTTCCGGCTGGCCGGGCCGGACCTGGCCCCCACCCTCGGCGAAACCCTCGATATCGCGCCCGCGACCGCTAATGACGCGAAGGAGGCCTTCGTCGCGGGTCTCCACACCGCCGTCGCGGTGCTCAGCCTGCTGCACGTCGGGCTCGGAATCCTCGCCCTTCGCTGGCTCCCTCAGCCGTCGAAAGCGCTCGTGCCCCAGGCGTCGGCGTAG
- a CDS encoding nitroreductase family protein has translation MDKPAETSTPIAPILAARWSPRAYDESAIVTEDQLRALLEAARWAPSFGNTQPARYLVGLRGTPSFDRILSTLNSGNRAWAHRAGLLLIGVMVTTNEKGEVPYAEYGLGLASENLVLQAVDLGLIAHQMAGFSAEAAKDFFGLPDDVVPKVAIAVGSPADPSVLEEDWRVEREKAPRERVPLADFAYADAWGTSAFDG, from the coding sequence GTGGACAAACCCGCCGAGACGAGTACCCCGATCGCGCCGATCCTGGCCGCCAGGTGGAGCCCGCGCGCCTACGACGAGTCAGCGATCGTCACCGAAGACCAGCTCCGCGCGCTGCTCGAAGCGGCCCGCTGGGCGCCGTCGTTCGGCAACACCCAGCCCGCCCGCTACCTGGTCGGCCTGCGGGGAACGCCGTCGTTCGACCGCATCCTCTCGACGCTCAACTCGGGCAACCGAGCGTGGGCCCATCGCGCCGGGCTGCTGCTGATCGGCGTGATGGTGACCACGAACGAGAAGGGCGAAGTCCCGTACGCCGAGTACGGGCTGGGGCTGGCGAGCGAGAACCTCGTGCTCCAGGCCGTCGACCTCGGCCTGATCGCGCACCAGATGGCGGGCTTCTCCGCCGAAGCGGCGAAGGACTTCTTCGGCCTCCCTGACGACGTCGTCCCCAAGGTCGCGATCGCCGTCGGCTCGCCCGCGGACCCCTCGGTGCTCGAAGAGGACTGGCGCGTCGAGCGTGAAAAGGCGCCGCGCGAGCGAGTCCCGCTGGCTGATTTCGCCTACGCCGACGCCTGGGGCACGAGCGCTTTCGACGGCTGA
- a CDS encoding aspartate kinase yields MALVVQKYGGSSLESADRIKRVAERIVATKKAGNDVVVVCSAMGDTTDELLDLAQQVNPAPPEREMDMLLTAGERISNSLVAMAISAQGAEAWSFTGSQAGVVTTSVHGNARIIDVSPSRVTEALDQGYIALVAGFQGVSQDTKDITTLGRGGSDTTAVALAAALNADVCEIYSDVDGVYTADPRVVSDARKLDTIAYEEMLELAASGSKILHLRSVEYARRYGVPIRVRSSYSDKPGTTVTGSIEEIPVEQALITGVAHDRSEAKITVTGVPDTTGAAARIFRVIADNEIDIDMVLQNVSSTSSGRTDITFTLSKANGAKAVQSLEKIKDEIGFESVLYDDHVGKVSLVGAGMRSHPGVTATFCEALAQAGVNIEIINTSEIRISVLIRDAQLDDAVRAIHEAFELGGDEEAVVYAGSGR; encoded by the coding sequence GTGGCCCTCGTGGTCCAGAAGTACGGCGGTTCGTCGCTGGAAAGTGCCGACCGGATCAAACGCGTCGCGGAACGCATCGTCGCCACCAAGAAGGCGGGCAACGACGTGGTCGTCGTCTGCTCCGCCATGGGCGACACGACCGACGAGCTGCTCGACCTGGCTCAGCAGGTCAACCCGGCGCCGCCGGAACGCGAGATGGACATGCTGCTCACCGCGGGTGAGCGTATCTCCAACTCCCTGGTGGCGATGGCGATTTCGGCGCAGGGCGCGGAGGCCTGGTCGTTCACCGGCTCGCAGGCCGGTGTGGTGACGACGTCGGTGCACGGCAACGCGCGGATCATCGACGTCAGCCCCAGCCGGGTGACGGAAGCCCTCGACCAGGGCTACATCGCGCTGGTGGCCGGGTTCCAGGGCGTGTCGCAGGACACCAAGGACATCACCACCCTCGGCCGCGGGGGTTCGGACACCACCGCCGTCGCGCTGGCCGCCGCGCTGAACGCCGACGTCTGCGAGATCTATTCCGATGTGGACGGTGTGTACACCGCCGATCCCCGGGTCGTGTCCGACGCGCGGAAGCTCGACACCATCGCCTACGAGGAGATGCTGGAGCTGGCGGCGAGCGGGTCGAAGATCCTGCACCTGCGTTCGGTGGAGTACGCGCGCCGCTACGGCGTCCCGATCCGAGTCCGTTCTTCCTACAGTGACAAGCCGGGCACCACGGTGACCGGTTCTATCGAGGAGATCCCCGTGGAACAAGCGTTGATCACCGGTGTGGCGCACGACCGCTCCGAAGCCAAGATCACGGTGACCGGCGTGCCCGACACGACCGGTGCCGCCGCCCGGATCTTCCGCGTGATCGCCGACAACGAGATCGACATCGACATGGTGCTGCAGAACGTGTCCAGCACCTCGTCCGGCCGCACCGACATCACCTTCACGCTGTCGAAGGCCAACGGGGCCAAGGCCGTGCAGTCGCTGGAGAAGATCAAGGACGAGATCGGCTTCGAGTCGGTCCTCTACGACGACCACGTCGGCAAGGTCTCGCTCGTCGGCGCGGGGATGCGCTCGCACCCCGGTGTCACGGCGACCTTCTGCGAAGCGCTCGCGCAGGCGGGCGTCAACATCGAAATCATCAACACCTCGGAGATCCGGATCTCGGTCCTGATCCGGGACGCGCAGCTCGACGACGCGGTGCGCGCGATCCACGAGGCGTTCGAACTCGGCGGCGACGAAGAAGCCGTCGTCTACGCGGGGAGTGGTCGCTGA